A section of the Malus sylvestris chromosome 17, drMalSylv7.2, whole genome shotgun sequence genome encodes:
- the LOC126611142 gene encoding protein JASON: MLCSLLKRGLGNLCRSALRFLDRSISRAMGCFFGCFRDKDDRHLRSRPHLVSQSSRNPQTEVVLSQNRLSALFSAEEQEGSPSKDRESPRYGSPQIDKELRNEAKFLKACGTIAETPAEIRKVSSRLNGSPHHDRDSEPPKFNSWLPNTSFRNLQQELDQPDHPLTPMKYNEEWGMGSGPSEHTPSSCEFNQQNTGRIAISSSGGSGIGTDSTVKSHTNRTENITTPDVQCRSKAVRFECDNNTNSSRGSSSENYNRSSKVCETPGKQSISKPSVYPTPLTLSEEMQTPGTVFPANLENFPNGRARIRSQYVYSVQNPVDGISQWNVLKDEDPKSLGHSGEPRESLNDWGNATPTSEEGSKQMSSGQEVNVESSLSAWLKPVTQDNNNHFGYVPGQTRHFGRTPVDRPIIGLVATHWNEDEHTRVSPKWWDGNGIPNSTNKYKEDQKVSWHATPFEERLEKALSEESFISQRKNMEGKPIVFDENDESDTALSQLQTSSQPKSVVSF, encoded by the exons ATGTTATGCTCGCTGTTGAAGCGTGGATTGGGGAATCTGTGCAGATCGGCGTTGAGGTTTCTTGACAGGTCGATTTCGCGAGCTATGGGCTGCTTCTTCGGTTGCTTTCGGGACAAAGATGATCGCCACCTCCGCTCTCGCCCTCACCTCGTCTCTCAGTCCTCTCGTAACCCCCAGACG GAAGTCGTGTTATCCCAAAACCGTTTGTCTGCTCTATTTTCAGCTGAAG AGCAAGAAGGTTCTCCAAGCAAAGATAGGGAAAGTCCGCGTTATGGGTCTCCACAAATTGACAAGGAGCTCAGGAatgag GCCAAGTTTCTTAAAGCTTGTGGTACCATAGCGGAAACCCCAGCTGAAATTCGTAAAGTGTCTTCAAGGTTAAATGGCTCACCCCATCATGATAGAGATTCAGAGCCTCCAAAATTCAACTCATGGCTCCCAAACACATCCTTTAGAAATCTTCAGCAAGAGTTGGATCAACCAGATCATCCCCTTACGCCTATGAAGTACAATGAAGAGTGGGGAATGGGTTCAGGTCCTTCTGAGCATACGCCTAGCAG TTGTGAATTCAACCAACAGAATACTGGTAGGATCGCTATCAGCTCTTCTGGAGGCAGCGGAATAGGTACTGATTCCACAGTGAAGAGTCATACTAACCGGACTGAGAATATTACAACTCCAGATGTCCAGTGCAGGAGCAAGGCTGTTCGCTTTGAATGCGATAATAATACAAATTCCTCCAGAGGTTCTTCATCCGAAAATTATAACCGGAGTTCAAAAGTATGTGAAACTCCAGGAAAACAGAGCATATCAAAGCCTTCGGTTTATCCAACCCCACTAACTCTTTCTGAGGAGATGCAGACACCAGGAACTGTTTTCCCTGCAAATCTTGAAAACTTTCCAAATGGAAGGGCAAGAATCAGGTCCCAGTATGTGTATTCAGTGCAAAACCCTGTAGACGGCATCTCTCAGTGGAATGTACTGAAAGACGAAGATCCTAAGTCACTTGGACATTCTGGTGAGCCAAGAGAATCTCTTAACGACTGGGGAAATGCAACCCCTACATCCGAAGAGGGGTCAAAACAAATGTCATCTGGACAAGAGGTCAATGTGGAATCAAGTTTGTCCGCGTGGCTGAAGCCGGTAACTCAAGATAACAACAATCACTTTGGTTATGTTCCTGGCCAAACTCGTCATTTTGGAAGAACTCCTGTGGACAGGCCTATCATTGGGCTTGTTGCTACTCACTGGAATGAAGATGAACATACTCGTGTCTCACCCAAGTGGTGGGATGGAAACGGAATCCCAAAttcaacaaacaaatacaaggaG GATCAGAAGGTGAGTTGGCATGCCACCCCATTTGAAGAAAGGTTGGAAAAGGCACTGTCCGAAGAGAGTTTCATCTCGCAGAG AAAAAACATGGAGGGAAAGCCGATTGTTTTCGACGAGAACGATGAAAGTGACACAGCCCTTTCTCAGTTGCAAACGTCATCCCAGCCGAAGTCCGTGGTTTCATTCTGA
- the LOC126611145 gene encoding glutathione S-transferase F9-like — protein sequence MPNSVLHELNSWFLKFLKLTIAMVVKVYGPFYASPKRVLVCLVEKEIEFETSPIDLFKGEHKSPEFLKLQPFGQVPVIQDGDYTLYESRAIIRYYAEKYKSQGTDLLGKTIEERGLVEQWLEVEASNYHPPLDNLVMHILFASGLGFPSDPKIIQESEEKLGKVLDIYEERLSKSKYLAGDFFSLADLSHLPFTHYLANSMGKEYMIRDRKHVSAWWDDISSRPSWKKVLQFGAPF from the exons ATGCCAAACTCTGTTCTGCACGAACTAAATTCTTGGTTTCTCAAATTTCTCAAATTGACAATTGCAATGGTGGTGAAGGTGTACGGCCCTTTCTATGCTTCGCCGAAGCGTGTGCTGGTGTGCCTTGTTGAGAAGGAGATTGAATTTGAGACCAGCCCCATTGATCTCTTCAAGGGTGAACATAAATCTCCGGAATTTCTCAAATTACAG CCCTTTGGACAAGTTCCTGTTATCCAAGATGGGGATTATACTTTGTATG AATCGCGCGCAATCATAAGGTACTACGCTGAAAAATACAAATCCCAGGGGACCGATTTACTTGGAAAGACGATTGAGGAAAGAGGTCTTGTGGAACAGTGGCTAGAGGTTGAAGCAAGCAACTATCACCCGCCACTCGACAACTTGGTCATGCACATTTTGTTTGCCTCGGGATTGGGATTTCCTTCAGACCCGAAGATCATCCAGGAGAGCGAAGAAAAGCTCGGCAAGGTGTTGGACATTTACGAGGAGCGGCTGTCGAAGAGCAAGTACTTGGCCGGTGATTTTTTCAGCCTTGCTGATCTTAGCCACCTTCCGTTCACCCACTACTTGGCCAATAGTATGGGGAAGGAGTATATGATAAGGGACAGAAAGCATGTCTCTGCTTGGTGGGATGATATTAGCAGCAGACCATCCTGGAAGAAGGTCCTCCAATTTGGTGCGCCGTTTTAA